The DNA window CCATGACAACCCGGTTCTTCCCCATGCGCTTTGCCGCGTACATCGCCTCGTCGGCCGCACGCATCAGTTCCGCCGGGTCGCCGGCATATTCGGGGTAGGAGGCGACGCCGATACTGACCGTCACTTTCGTCGGCTCCCCCTTGGGATCGTGCGTCTTCTCGCGGGTCCGGTCCACCCGGATGTCGAAGCGGATTTCCTCGATGGAGGCCCGCAGGCGTTCCGCCGTGGCGAGTGCCTGCTGGGCCGTCACCTCGGGGAGGATGACGGCGAATTCCTCCCCTCCGTACCGGCAGCCGATGTCGACTTCGTAGCCACGCTTCCCGTCGATTCGGCGTATGCTGCCGAGGATCGATTCGGCGACCCCCCGCAGCACTTCGTCTCCCGCGAGATGGCCGTGCCGGTCGTTGATCCTCCGGAAGTCGTCCACGTCGAGGATGAGCAGGGAGAGAGGGCGATGATACCGTTTCGCGCGCTGGATCTCCGAGTTCAGCCGGTAATGGAAGTACCGGTGGTTGTAGAGGCTGGTGAGATTGTCCCTGACCACAAGATCCCGGAGGCGCTCCTCCCGGGCACGGATCGTCCCCATCATGAAAACCCCGGTGAAGGCGACGCACAGGTTGGTGATCGATACCCATCCCCACTTGATGATCTCGTAGGCGAAGGTATGCTGCAGCGCGTTGTTCTCGAAAGGCATCGCCACGGGCGGGATCAACCCGTAGTGCTCGACCAGGAGAAGTCCGCCGTACGCGATCATCCCCCCCATGGCGATGGCATAGGTGTCCGAGTCCTTCTCCATGATCAGGGCGGCCTCGAGGGTCAGGACCAGGTACATCGTCCAGAACCACGACACGGCCCCCCCGCTGAAATGGACCACGACGGAAACGAAGACCAGGTCGAGAAGCAGCTGGATCTGGTTGAGCGACCGGATCCTCTTGATCCTCTTGTAGGAATAGTGCAGCCAGGCGTTGTAGGTGGCCACGAAGGACCACGCGATGACGGGAAAGACGCAGTGCCTGACGGTGATCATGGTGAGGTCGGCGGAGATGTCCTGGAAGAAGATATAGGGAACGATCCCGTACGCCGCGAGAATCACGAGAATGACCCATCGGGCATGGATCACCAGGCCGGTGCGCTCCCGGGCCACCTTGAGCAGCTCCAGTTCTTCGGTGGTGGGGACGTCGATGGCCATGTGGG is part of the Candidatus Deferrimicrobiaceae bacterium genome and encodes:
- a CDS encoding GGDEF domain-containing protein, with the protein product MSRDRMKKLSHMAIDVPTTEELELLKVARERTGLVIHARWVILVILAAYGIVPYIFFQDISADLTMITVRHCVFPVIAWSFVATYNAWLHYSYKRIKRIRSLNQIQLLLDLVFVSVVVHFSGGAVSWFWTMYLVLTLEAALIMEKDSDTYAIAMGGMIAYGGLLLVEHYGLIPPVAMPFENNALQHTFAYEIIKWGWVSITNLCVAFTGVFMMGTIRAREERLRDLVVRDNLTSLYNHRYFHYRLNSEIQRAKRYHRPLSLLILDVDDFRRINDRHGHLAGDEVLRGVAESILGSIRRIDGKRGYEVDIGCRYGGEEFAVILPEVTAQQALATAERLRASIEEIRFDIRVDRTREKTHDPKGEPTKVTVSIGVASYPEYAGDPAELMRAADEAMYAAKRMGKNRVVMAGDLFSLPLPAQTTS